A window of Paenibacillus polygoni contains these coding sequences:
- a CDS encoding ABC transporter substrate-binding protein, translating to MKKRSTLISIVTVLIMSLVITACGNPSDSKKETQQLGTNAGENATELSFWTFVDLHGKHLDKMLGLWNQQNPEKQIKLNVTVMPYDDMHNKLLLAVTSGKGAPDIADIELGQFPKFMEGDNVPLESLNDVFAPYKDVVVPSRVQIYSKDDQVYGFDYHVGATLAFYNTEILEQAGVDYKTIKTWEDYKQAGIKVYEKTGKYLGTADTSATWQQSLLLAQQNSDFTDENGNPKVNSPEMIKALEMLVDLQKNNVIHTIPGGQPDTEEAKGEYNKGNYASALMPEWYMSRFVNEMKDLKGKYAIAPLPVFKEGDPRSVGLGGTGTVVTKNGKNVQLAKEFVAFAKLSKEATTEIWNTLGFDPINMDVWKDESVTKNPDNEYVQYFKTNAFDTLNEIKDEIKAIKSVKASPTISNIFNTVTLNAIFEDGQDVKEALDEAQAAIEQELK from the coding sequence ATGAAAAAACGCAGTACTTTAATCTCCATCGTTACAGTCCTTATTATGTCACTTGTTATTACTGCATGTGGTAATCCTTCTGATTCAAAAAAGGAGACACAGCAGTTAGGCACTAATGCTGGTGAGAATGCTACAGAATTGTCATTCTGGACATTCGTGGATTTGCACGGTAAGCATTTGGATAAAATGCTAGGGTTATGGAATCAACAAAACCCGGAGAAGCAGATTAAGTTGAATGTAACGGTTATGCCTTACGATGATATGCATAACAAGCTTTTATTGGCTGTTACAAGCGGAAAAGGTGCTCCTGATATCGCTGATATCGAGCTAGGTCAATTCCCTAAATTTATGGAAGGTGACAACGTTCCACTGGAATCTTTGAATGATGTATTTGCACCATACAAAGACGTTGTCGTTCCTTCACGTGTTCAGATTTACAGCAAAGATGACCAGGTTTATGGTTTTGATTATCACGTAGGCGCTACGCTTGCTTTCTATAACACTGAAATTCTTGAACAAGCAGGTGTTGACTACAAGACTATCAAAACTTGGGAAGATTATAAACAAGCAGGTATCAAGGTTTATGAGAAAACTGGTAAGTATTTAGGAACTGCGGATACATCAGCTACATGGCAACAATCCCTGCTGCTTGCTCAGCAAAACTCTGATTTCACAGATGAGAATGGTAATCCAAAAGTTAACTCGCCTGAAATGATTAAAGCGCTTGAGATGTTAGTCGATCTGCAGAAAAACAATGTTATTCATACGATCCCTGGTGGACAGCCGGATACAGAAGAAGCTAAAGGTGAATACAACAAAGGCAACTACGCTAGTGCTTTGATGCCTGAATGGTACATGTCCCGCTTTGTAAACGAGATGAAAGATCTTAAAGGTAAGTATGCAATTGCTCCATTGCCTGTATTTAAAGAAGGTGACCCACGTTCCGTTGGACTGGGTGGCACGGGTACAGTTGTTACTAAGAATGGTAAAAACGTTCAGTTAGCAAAAGAATTTGTTGCTTTTGCTAAGCTTTCAAAAGAAGCTACTACTGAAATCTGGAACACGCTTGGATTCGACCCAATTAATATGGATGTATGGAAGGATGAGTCTGTAACTAAAAACCCTGATAACGAGTACGTCCAATACTTCAAAACAAATGCATTTGATACTTTGAATGAAATCAAGGACGAAATTAAAGCGATCAAGTCCGTTAAAGCTTCGCCGACGATCAGCAATATCTTCAATACGGTTACTTTGAATGCTATCTTTGAAGATGGCCAAGACGTGAAGGAAGCCCTGGATGAAGCACAAGCAGCAATTGAACAAGAATTGAAATAA